The Parabacteroides sp. AD58 genome includes a window with the following:
- the sufD gene encoding Fe-S cluster assembly protein SufD, whose product MKAEQQYIDLFTQYEDLICRKSVPVLNALRAQAFADFERLGFPSLKGEDYKYTDVEKAFAPDYGININRLDIPVNPYDVFHCDVPNLSTSLYFVVNDSFYEKELPKAHLPEGVYVGSLCRFAAEYPEVAARYYGKLAQTSANGVVALNTMLVQDGFVVYVPKNMVLERPIQLVNIFRSDVDTMANRRILFIVEENAEARLLVCDHSIDDVKFFSNQVIEIFAGVNARADYYDLEESSVSTTRFSNLYVRQEAGSNVVVNGVTLTNGLTRNNYFVSLEGEGADLSLCGMSVLDKEQQLDTYSLVEHKVPRCTCNELFKNVLNDRAVGAFSGRILVQQGADKTEAYQTNRNLCATRECRMYSKPQLEIYADDVKCSHGMSTGQLDENALFYMQSRGIPRDEARMLLSVAFTSDVIEHVRLEALKDRLHKLVEKRFRGELAKCAGCRICK is encoded by the coding sequence ATGAAAGCAGAACAACAATATATTGATCTCTTTACCCAGTATGAAGATTTGATCTGCCGCAAGAGTGTGCCGGTATTGAATGCGTTGCGTGCGCAGGCATTCGCCGACTTTGAGCGGTTAGGCTTTCCTTCGTTGAAGGGTGAAGACTATAAATATACGGATGTGGAAAAGGCTTTCGCGCCTGATTATGGAATCAATATCAATCGTCTTGATATACCTGTCAATCCGTATGATGTGTTTCACTGTGATGTTCCCAACCTGAGCACCTCACTTTATTTTGTGGTCAACGATTCTTTCTATGAGAAGGAATTACCGAAGGCTCATTTACCCGAAGGTGTCTATGTGGGAAGTTTGTGTCGCTTTGCGGCTGAGTATCCGGAAGTGGCGGCACGCTATTATGGCAAGCTGGCGCAGACTTCAGCCAATGGAGTAGTGGCTTTGAATACGATGCTGGTGCAGGATGGTTTTGTTGTGTATGTTCCGAAGAATATGGTCTTAGAACGTCCTATCCAGCTGGTGAATATATTCCGAAGCGATGTCGATACGATGGCCAATCGCCGTATTTTATTCATTGTTGAAGAGAATGCTGAAGCGCGTCTGCTGGTGTGTGATCATAGCATCGACGATGTGAAGTTCTTCTCCAACCAAGTTATCGAGATCTTTGCCGGAGTAAATGCGCGGGCTGATTATTATGACCTGGAAGAAAGTTCCGTCTCAACGACTCGTTTCTCTAATCTGTATGTCCGTCAGGAAGCAGGCTCGAATGTGGTTGTCAATGGGGTTACGTTGACGAACGGACTGACGCGTAATAATTACTTTGTATCGCTTGAAGGTGAAGGCGCTGATCTTTCTCTTTGTGGCATGTCGGTATTGGACAAGGAACAACAGTTGGATACCTATTCGTTGGTGGAACATAAAGTTCCTCGCTGTACATGCAATGAATTGTTCAAGAATGTCTTGAATGATCGGGCTGTGGGTGCGTTCAGCGGACGCATCTTAGTACAGCAGGGAGCTGATAAAACTGAGGCTTATCAGACGAACCGTAATTTATGTGCTACACGCGAATGCCGGATGTACAGCAAGCCACAGTTGGAAATTTATGCCGACGATGTGAAATGTTCGCACGGTATGAGTACCGGACAGTTGGATGAAAACGCCCTCTTCTACATGCAGAGCCGTGGTATTCCGCGTGACGAAGCTCGCATGTTGCTCAGCGTTGCGTTTACTTCAGACGTCATCGAACACGTCCGTCTGGAAGCATTGAAAGACCGTTTGCATAAACTGGTTGAGAAACGTTTCCGTGGAGAACTGGCAAAGTGCGCCGGATGTCGGATCTGTAAATAA
- the sufC gene encoding Fe-S cluster assembly ATPase SufC, with protein sequence MLEIKNLHASINGKEILKGINLSVKAGEVHAIMGPNGSGKSTLSSVLVGNPAFEVTEGEVTFNGKNLLELSPEDRSCEGLFLSFQYPVEIPGVSMVNFMRAAVNAHRKYNGQAPVSATEFLKLMREKRAIVELDNKLASRSVNEGFSGGEKKRNEIFQMAMLEPKLSILDETDSGLDIDALRIVASGVNKLKTANNATIVITHYQRLLDYIKPDVVHVLYKGRIVKTAGPELALELEEKGYDWIKKEMGDL encoded by the coding sequence ATGTTAGAGATAAAAAACTTGCATGCCAGTATCAATGGCAAAGAGATATTGAAAGGTATTAACCTTTCGGTGAAGGCGGGCGAAGTTCATGCGATCATGGGCCCGAACGGTTCAGGAAAAAGTACCTTGAGCAGTGTGCTGGTAGGAAATCCGGCGTTTGAGGTTACTGAAGGAGAAGTTACTTTCAACGGAAAGAATCTGTTGGAATTGTCTCCAGAAGACCGTAGTTGTGAAGGTTTGTTCCTGAGTTTCCAATATCCGGTGGAAATTCCGGGTGTAAGTATGGTGAACTTTATGCGTGCAGCAGTCAATGCTCATCGGAAATATAACGGGCAGGCTCCGGTTTCAGCTACTGAGTTTCTAAAGCTAATGCGTGAGAAACGGGCAATTGTCGAGTTGGATAACAAGTTGGCGAGCCGTAGTGTGAACGAAGGATTCTCGGGAGGTGAGAAGAAACGTAACGAGATTTTCCAGATGGCGATGCTGGAACCGAAACTCTCTATTCTGGATGAAACAGACTCAGGTTTGGATATTGATGCTTTACGTATTGTAGCAAGCGGCGTCAACAAGTTGAAGACTGCTAATAATGCTACAATCGTGATTACTCACTATCAGCGTCTGCTGGATTATATTAAGCCGGATGTGGTGCACGTACTTTATAAAGGTCGTATTGTAAAGACTGCCGGTCCGGAACTGGCTCTCGAGCTGGAAGAAAAAGGTTACGACTGGATCAAGAAGGAGATGGGAGATTTGTAA
- a CDS encoding GxxExxY protein: MLYENLTKEIISAFYEVHSILGFGFLEQVYQNALYKELKRRGLHCEAQKQLKVYYKNEVVGNYVADIVVNDQVILELKAVSALRPEHEWQLVNYLKATGLKVGLLLNFGLSGEVKRKILT; the protein is encoded by the coding sequence ATGTTGTATGAGAATTTAACTAAAGAAATTATTAGCGCCTTTTATGAAGTTCATTCTATTTTGGGTTTTGGATTCTTGGAGCAAGTATATCAGAACGCCCTTTATAAAGAATTAAAACGGCGAGGATTACATTGTGAAGCTCAAAAGCAACTAAAAGTCTATTATAAGAATGAGGTTGTAGGTAATTACGTAGCTGATATCGTAGTGAATGATCAAGTTATATTAGAGTTAAAGGCGGTATCAGCATTGCGTCCTGAACATGAATGGCAGTTAGTAAATTATCTGAAGGCAACAGGCTTGAAAGTCGGTTTATTACTGAACTTTGGCTTATCAGGAGAAGTTAAGCGAAAAATATTAACGTGA
- a CDS encoding cysteine desulfurase produces the protein MTFDIKAIREDFPILSHQVYNKPLVYFDNAATTQKPRCVVEKIENGYYNVNANIHRGVHFLSQEATEAHEEARRTVQHFLNARSSNEIVFTRGTTESINLVASSFTDECMSAGDEVIVSVMEHHSNIVPWQIQAAKKGISLRVIPMNEKGELLLDEYRKLFTEKTRLVAVTQVSNVLGTVNPIKEIVAIAHEHGVPVLVDGAQSTPHMKVDVQDLDAEFFVFSGHKIYGPTGIGVLYGKEEWLDKLPPYQGGGEMIATVSFEKTVFNELPFKFEAGTPDYIGSVALAEALRYVDNIGMDRIAAQEQDLLQYATEQLKQIEGMRIFGEAADKGAVISFLVGNIHHYDMGMLLDHLGIAVRTGHHCAQPLMQALGIEGTVRASFSFYNTREEVDVLVRGIERVRKMF, from the coding sequence ATGACTTTCGATATAAAAGCTATACGGGAAGATTTCCCGATCCTTTCTCATCAGGTTTACAACAAGCCTCTGGTTTATTTCGATAATGCGGCAACGACACAAAAACCGCGTTGTGTGGTCGAAAAGATTGAAAACGGATATTATAATGTGAACGCGAATATTCATCGTGGTGTACACTTCCTGAGCCAGGAAGCAACCGAAGCGCACGAAGAAGCCCGCCGTACGGTACAACATTTCCTGAATGCCCGTTCATCTAATGAGATTGTCTTTACACGGGGAACGACAGAATCCATCAATTTAGTAGCCAGCAGTTTTACCGACGAATGTATGTCGGCCGGAGATGAGGTGATTGTTTCGGTCATGGAGCACCATTCCAATATTGTTCCCTGGCAAATCCAGGCAGCGAAGAAAGGTATTTCCCTGCGGGTTATCCCGATGAACGAGAAAGGAGAACTGCTGCTGGATGAATACCGGAAACTTTTCACGGAGAAGACCCGTCTGGTCGCTGTAACGCAAGTATCAAATGTTTTGGGAACAGTCAATCCGATAAAGGAAATAGTTGCGATAGCCCACGAACACGGAGTTCCTGTGCTGGTTGACGGTGCGCAATCTACTCCGCATATGAAAGTAGATGTGCAAGACCTGGATGCTGAATTCTTTGTTTTCTCAGGGCATAAGATTTACGGTCCGACCGGCATTGGTGTACTGTATGGAAAAGAAGAATGGCTGGATAAACTTCCTCCTTATCAGGGCGGTGGTGAAATGATTGCCACAGTATCATTCGAAAAGACCGTATTCAATGAATTACCATTTAAGTTTGAAGCCGGCACGCCGGATTATATTGGCAGTGTTGCTTTGGCCGAGGCTTTGCGTTATGTTGATAATATCGGTATGGACCGCATAGCAGCGCAGGAACAGGATTTACTCCAGTATGCTACCGAACAGCTGAAACAGATCGAAGGCATGCGTATCTTCGGTGAGGCGGCTGATAAAGGCGCCGTTATTTCTTTCCTGGTCGGAAATATCCATCACTATGACATGGGCATGCTGCTTGACCATCTGGGCATTGCCGTGCGTACGGGTCATCATTGTGCACAGCCTTTGATGCAGGCTTTGGGAATAGAAGGGACAGTTCGTGCTTCGTTCTCATTCTATAATACGCGTGAAGAAGTAGATGTGCTGGTTCGTGGTATCGAACGAGTACGTAAAATGTTCTGA
- a CDS encoding CvpA family protein has protein sequence MNWLDVVLLCLAGFGFVKGLFDGIIKQVVSLIALVAAIFCCAKVADWLRGYILELGWFPEYGVTVLSYLLGFMLIIGVLKLTGDLMSKLIGVTPLGVLNHLLGGLFGFMFMMFFLSLTLNVLEYIDRGSVLIPREQKVESRFYGYIKQIVPTIFPSNLFSIEE, from the coding sequence ATGAACTGGTTAGACGTAGTTTTATTGTGTCTGGCCGGATTCGGTTTTGTGAAAGGCCTGTTTGATGGAATCATCAAACAGGTTGTTTCGCTTATAGCCCTTGTGGCTGCTATCTTCTGTTGTGCCAAGGTAGCCGACTGGTTACGTGGTTATATCCTTGAACTTGGTTGGTTTCCGGAGTATGGAGTTACGGTGTTAAGTTATCTGCTCGGTTTTATGTTGATCATAGGCGTATTGAAGCTGACGGGCGACTTGATGAGCAAACTGATAGGAGTGACACCCTTGGGTGTATTGAACCATTTGTTAGGCGGCTTGTTCGGCTTTATGTTTATGATGTTTTTCCTGAGTCTTACCCTTAATGTTTTGGAATACATCGACCGAGGTTCAGTCTTAATTCCCCGGGAACAGAAAGTAGAGTCTCGATTTTATGGTTACATTAAACAGATTGTCCCAACCATTTTCCCTTCTAACTTGTTTAGTATAGAAGAGTGA
- the sufB gene encoding Fe-S cluster assembly protein SufB, with protein MQDSNSVLNEVTNGEYKYGFVTDIDTEVIHRGLDEETVRIISAKKHEPDWLLEFRLRAFRYWQTLEMPNWALLKIPPIDYQDIIYYAAPVKKDGPKNLEEVDPELLKTFDKLGIPLEEQKVLSGMAVDAVMDSVSVKTTFKENLAEKGIIFCSISEAVQNHPDLVKKYLGSVVSYRDNFFAALNSAVFSDGSFIYIPKGVRCPMELSTYFRINAANTGQFERTLIVADDESYVSYLEGCTAPMRDENQLHAAIVEIVAHDHAEVKYSTVQNWYPGDKDGKGGIYNFVTKRGLCKGDYSKISWTQVETGSAITWKYPSCVLAGDHSVGEFYSVAVTNNYQQADTGTKMIHLGKDTRSTIVSKGISAGHSQNSYRGLVKISPRAEGARNHSQCDSLLLSPTCGAHTFPYADIQNETAVVEHEATTSKISEEQLFYCQQRGISVEEAVGLIVNGYAREVMNKLPMEFAVEAQKLLSISLEGSVG; from the coding sequence ATGCAAGATTCAAATAGTGTGTTGAATGAAGTAACGAATGGAGAGTACAAGTATGGATTCGTTACGGATATAGATACAGAAGTAATTCATCGGGGTCTTGATGAAGAGACCGTGCGGATTATTTCTGCCAAAAAGCATGAACCAGACTGGTTATTGGAATTCCGCTTGCGCGCTTTTCGGTACTGGCAGACATTGGAAATGCCGAACTGGGCCTTGCTGAAGATTCCCCCCATTGATTATCAGGATATCATTTATTATGCGGCTCCGGTTAAGAAAGACGGACCGAAAAATCTGGAAGAAGTAGATCCTGAATTGTTGAAGACATTCGATAAGTTAGGTATTCCTTTGGAGGAACAGAAAGTATTGAGTGGCATGGCTGTGGATGCAGTTATGGATAGCGTTTCTGTCAAAACAACTTTCAAGGAAAATTTGGCAGAGAAAGGAATCATATTCTGTTCAATCAGTGAAGCCGTGCAGAATCATCCAGATTTGGTAAAGAAATATTTGGGAAGCGTGGTTAGTTATCGGGATAACTTCTTTGCAGCTTTGAATTCGGCTGTGTTTTCGGATGGCTCATTCATTTATATTCCGAAAGGAGTACGTTGTCCGATGGAGTTAAGTACTTATTTCCGTATCAATGCGGCCAATACAGGTCAGTTTGAACGAACCTTGATTGTGGCTGACGATGAATCATATGTCAGTTATCTGGAAGGATGTACTGCTCCTATGCGTGATGAGAATCAGTTGCATGCCGCTATTGTTGAGATTGTGGCTCACGATCATGCCGAAGTTAAATATTCGACTGTTCAGAACTGGTATCCGGGAGATAAAGACGGAAAGGGCGGTATTTATAACTTCGTAACAAAGAGAGGCTTGTGTAAAGGCGATTACAGTAAGATCTCCTGGACACAGGTTGAAACAGGTTCGGCTATTACCTGGAAGTATCCGAGTTGCGTCTTGGCTGGTGATCATTCGGTAGGTGAATTTTATTCAGTTGCTGTAACGAATAATTATCAGCAGGCAGATACGGGAACGAAGATGATACATTTGGGAAAGGATACGCGTAGTACAATTGTTTCCAAAGGTATCTCTGCCGGTCATAGTCAGAACAGTTATCGTGGATTGGTGAAAATATCCCCGCGTGCTGAAGGTGCCCGTAACCACAGTCAGTGCGATAGCCTGTTATTGAGTCCGACGTGTGGCGCTCATACATTCCCTTATGCCGATATTCAGAATGAAACAGCTGTCGTGGAGCATGAGGCAACAACGAGCAAGATCAGTGAGGAGCAGTTGTTCTATTGTCAGCAACGTGGTATTTCCGTTGAGGAAGCTGTCGGCTTGATTGTTAATGGATACGCTCGCGAAGTCATGAATAAGCTTCCGATGGAATTTGCTGTCGAGGCGCAGAAACTGCTGAGCATTTCATTGGAAGGAAGCGTCGGCTAA
- a CDS encoding imelysin family protein, translating into MKRKNFFYGGVMALMMACSMSACSESDNPKPDAGGKDDPTNLDYKAENAVAWGNYMYNVGLLLNQDALVLYKYWTEDYDGKGPYATIFKDQTGGAYSSALACVQEMVEGGMWNIANEVGDAKIKDPWEKYTSGDKDGGLYAVESWYSWHSRDDYTNNIFSIRNTYYGRIDDNDVNKVDGNLNAFASYADFDDAGDIAEKSLSTLVASVNPELDKKIKTLIFESAKAIQAIPQPFRNNIDSKESVAAMDKCVELAGALKNELLPFVTNELSNSKYDAQLDAVAEQFVDAVVLPTYKDLKEKNTALLESVNKFRTHPSDEAFEAACSAWIKAREPWEKSEAFLIGPVANKGLDPNMDSWPLDQAGIVQVLESQNWNDMQWSGNFSEEDKAIGAAQSVRGYHTLEYLLFKDGQPRKTVSTK; encoded by the coding sequence ATGAAAAGAAAGAATTTCTTTTACGGAGGAGTCATGGCTTTGATGATGGCTTGTTCAATGAGTGCTTGTTCGGAATCGGATAATCCAAAACCGGATGCTGGTGGAAAGGACGATCCGACTAATTTGGACTACAAGGCTGAAAATGCAGTTGCCTGGGGCAACTATATGTATAATGTAGGTCTGTTGTTGAATCAGGATGCCTTGGTTCTATATAAGTATTGGACGGAAGACTATGATGGCAAAGGTCCGTATGCCACCATCTTTAAAGATCAGACCGGTGGAGCTTACAGCAGTGCTTTGGCCTGTGTCCAGGAAATGGTAGAAGGCGGTATGTGGAACATCGCCAACGAAGTAGGAGATGCCAAAATCAAAGATCCCTGGGAAAAATATACCAGTGGCGATAAAGATGGTGGGCTTTATGCTGTTGAATCGTGGTATAGCTGGCATTCACGTGACGACTATACGAATAATATCTTCTCTATCCGTAATACGTACTACGGACGCATTGATGATAATGATGTAAATAAGGTAGACGGAAATCTGAATGCTTTTGCTTCTTATGCGGATTTCGATGATGCCGGTGATATTGCAGAGAAATCCTTGTCTACCTTGGTTGCTTCCGTAAATCCGGAACTCGATAAGAAAATCAAAACTTTGATCTTCGAATCAGCCAAGGCTATTCAGGCGATTCCGCAACCTTTCCGTAATAACATCGACAGTAAAGAATCGGTTGCAGCTATGGATAAATGTGTGGAATTGGCGGGTGCCTTGAAGAATGAGTTGCTGCCATTCGTAACAAATGAGTTGAGTAATTCAAAATATGATGCTCAGTTGGATGCAGTGGCAGAACAGTTTGTAGATGCGGTTGTCCTTCCTACCTATAAAGATCTGAAAGAAAAGAATACAGCTCTGTTGGAATCCGTGAATAAGTTCCGGACTCATCCGAGTGATGAGGCGTTTGAAGCGGCATGTAGTGCTTGGATTAAGGCCCGTGAACCGTGGGAAAAGAGCGAAGCCTTCCTGATTGGCCCTGTTGCCAATAAAGGATTAGATCCTAACATGGACAGTTGGCCTTTGGATCAGGCCGGTATCGTGCAGGTATTGGAATCACAAAACTGGAATGATATGCAGTGGAGCGGTAATTTCAGTGAGGAAGATAAAGCTATTGGTGCGGCCCAAAGTGTTCGTGGATATCATACCTTGGAATATTTATTGTTTAAAGACGGTCAGCCCAGAAAGACTGTTAGCACGAAATAA
- the infB gene encoding translation initiation factor IF-2, with amino-acid sequence MPIRLQQVLKRMNVGLNTVVEFLHKNGYPEVESNPNTRLSDEQYALLVKEFGKNMPAAETDKRESSHIYNKKSAATVAREGQSVEIKTEVPEEFRPKIVMKGHIELEHEKKDEVPSETASASVSVDKKAEPVVQQEEKVVPAVEKEKQQTEKEEVKINIVNKEKAEEKQPEMAAPKEEEKNQPVESGSSTASAEKTDNELFRLSTPKFESNIKVTGKIDLEALNQSTRPKKKSKEEKRKERDEKQGNNRPGQPNFKKDQNKQQGGTPKATLASNEEGDGKKKRKRIKKDRVDVANVANGGGNNYRQNGNNRDERKPRLKKPVKAEVSEEDVQKQIKETLARLTNKNNKSNKGAKYRRDKRDAIQKREHELMEQEEKESKILKLTEFVTANDLANMMDVPVTKVIATCMSIGIMVSINQRLDAETINIVAEEFGFKTEYVSADVVEAIKADEDEDNEEDWVPRPPIVTVMGHVDHGKTSLLDNIRNANVIAGEAGGITQHIGAYNVKLPNGRRITFLDTPGHEAFTAMRARGAKVTDIAIIIVAADDSVMPQTVEAINHASAAGVPIVFAINKIDKPHANPDKIKEELANMNYLVEDWGGKYQCQEISAKKGIGVDELLEKVLLEADLLDLKANPKRRAVGSIIESSLDKGRGYVSTVLVENGTLKMGDIVLAGTHYGRIKAMFNERNQRVKEAGPSEPVLILGLNGAPQAGDTFNVLETEQEAREIANRREQLQRELGLRTQKMLTLDDIGRRIAVGNFQELNVIVKGDVDGSVEALSDSLIRLSTEEIQVNVIHKAVGQISESDVVLAAASNAIIIGFQVRPSLLARRNAEKEGVEIRLYSIIYDAINEVKSAMEGMLSPEIREEITANVEVQQVFKISKVGTVAGCLVKEGKIKRSNKIRLIRDGIVIYSGELGSLKRFKDDVKEVVAGQDCGLNITNFNDIQVGDVIEAYEETEIKKTL; translated from the coding sequence ATGCCTATAAGATTACAACAAGTATTAAAAAGAATGAACGTGGGGCTCAATACAGTGGTTGAGTTCCTGCATAAGAATGGATATCCGGAGGTAGAATCAAATCCGAATACCCGGTTGAGTGATGAACAGTATGCTTTGCTCGTAAAGGAGTTTGGGAAAAATATGCCTGCAGCGGAGACGGATAAGCGTGAGTCTTCGCATATATACAATAAGAAAAGTGCGGCAACTGTAGCAAGAGAGGGACAGTCCGTGGAGATAAAAACAGAAGTTCCGGAAGAGTTCCGTCCGAAAATAGTGATGAAAGGTCATATCGAACTGGAACATGAGAAAAAAGATGAAGTTCCTTCTGAAACGGCTTCCGCTTCGGTTTCGGTCGACAAAAAAGCTGAACCTGTAGTTCAACAGGAAGAAAAAGTCGTTCCTGCCGTAGAAAAAGAGAAACAACAAACTGAGAAAGAAGAAGTAAAAATAAATATTGTGAATAAAGAGAAAGCCGAAGAGAAGCAGCCGGAAATGGCCGCTCCAAAAGAAGAAGAAAAAAATCAACCCGTGGAATCTGGTTCATCAACGGCGTCGGCTGAGAAAACTGACAATGAGCTGTTCCGATTAAGTACCCCTAAATTTGAATCGAATATCAAAGTTACGGGTAAAATAGATTTGGAAGCCCTGAATCAGTCAACTCGTCCGAAGAAAAAGTCGAAGGAAGAAAAGCGGAAAGAACGTGACGAAAAACAAGGAAATAATCGTCCGGGACAACCGAACTTTAAGAAGGATCAGAACAAACAGCAAGGAGGAACTCCAAAAGCAACCTTAGCCTCCAATGAAGAAGGTGATGGCAAGAAAAAGCGTAAACGTATCAAGAAAGATCGTGTCGATGTAGCCAATGTTGCGAATGGTGGTGGTAATAATTATCGTCAGAATGGAAACAATCGGGATGAACGTAAGCCTCGACTGAAAAAGCCTGTTAAGGCCGAAGTTAGCGAAGAAGATGTTCAGAAGCAGATAAAGGAAACATTAGCCCGACTGACAAATAAGAACAATAAGAGCAATAAAGGTGCTAAATATCGTCGGGATAAGCGTGATGCTATCCAGAAGCGTGAACATGAATTGATGGAACAGGAGGAAAAGGAAAGCAAAATCCTGAAGTTGACTGAATTCGTTACAGCAAACGATTTGGCCAACATGATGGATGTTCCTGTTACGAAAGTCATTGCTACTTGTATGAGTATTGGCATCATGGTTTCTATCAATCAGCGTTTGGATGCGGAAACGATTAATATTGTTGCTGAAGAATTTGGCTTCAAGACGGAATACGTTAGTGCGGATGTAGTTGAAGCAATCAAGGCGGATGAAGATGAAGATAATGAAGAAGACTGGGTACCACGTCCACCGATTGTAACGGTGATGGGACATGTTGACCATGGTAAGACTTCTTTATTGGATAATATCCGTAACGCGAATGTGATTGCTGGCGAAGCCGGTGGTATTACCCAGCACATCGGAGCTTACAATGTGAAATTGCCTAATGGCCGTCGTATTACATTCTTGGATACACCGGGTCATGAAGCTTTTACAGCTATGCGTGCTCGTGGTGCGAAAGTAACAGATATCGCCATTATTATTGTAGCTGCCGATGATAGTGTGATGCCTCAAACGGTAGAAGCTATCAATCATGCTTCGGCGGCAGGTGTGCCTATTGTATTTGCTATTAACAAGATCGATAAACCGCATGCCAATCCGGATAAGATAAAAGAGGAACTGGCTAATATGAACTACCTGGTAGAAGACTGGGGCGGTAAGTATCAGTGCCAGGAAATTTCAGCCAAGAAAGGTATCGGAGTTGATGAACTGTTGGAAAAAGTATTGCTGGAAGCCGACTTGTTGGATCTGAAGGCTAATCCGAAGCGTCGTGCAGTGGGTTCAATCATTGAATCATCATTGGATAAAGGTCGTGGATACGTATCAACAGTTCTGGTAGAAAACGGTACGCTGAAGATGGGTGATATTGTTTTGGCAGGAACACATTATGGACGTATCAAGGCTATGTTTAACGAACGTAACCAACGTGTAAAGGAAGCAGGACCATCAGAACCGGTATTGATTTTGGGTCTGAATGGAGCTCCGCAGGCTGGTGATACATTTAATGTACTGGAAACAGAACAGGAGGCTCGTGAAATAGCCAACCGACGCGAACAGCTACAGCGTGAATTAGGTCTGCGTACACAGAAGATGCTTACATTGGACGATATAGGACGTCGTATTGCAGTTGGTAACTTCCAGGAACTGAATGTCATCGTTAAGGGTGATGTGGATGGTTCCGTAGAGGCCTTGTCTGATTCTTTGATTCGTTTGTCAACAGAAGAAATCCAGGTGAATGTAATCCATAAAGCAGTCGGACAGATCTCTGAATCGGATGTAGTTTTGGCGGCAGCTTCAAATGCTATTATCATCGGTTTCCAAGTACGTCCGTCTTTGTTGGCTCGTCGAAATGCTGAGAAAGAAGGCGTTGAAATCCGTTTGTATTCTATCATCTATGATGCAATCAATGAGGTGAAGAGTGCTATGGAAGGAATGCTTTCTCCGGAAATTCGTGAAGAGATTACAGCCAATGTAGAAGTTCAGCAGGTATTCAAGATTTCTAAAGTGGGTACAGTCGCTGGATGTCTGGTTAAAGAAGGAAAGATCAAACGCAGTAATAAGATTCGTTTGATTCGTGATGGTATTGTAATCTATTCCGGCGAATTAGGTTCTTTGAAGCGTTTCAAAGATGATGTGAAGGAAGTCGTAGCTGGTCAGGACTGCGGTTTGAATATCACGAACTTTAATGATATTCAGGTTGGAGATGTGATTGAGGCATACGAAGAAACTGAAATTAAAAAGACTTTATAA